The proteins below come from a single Cannabis sativa cultivar Pink pepper isolate KNU-18-1 chromosome 3, ASM2916894v1, whole genome shotgun sequence genomic window:
- the LOC115709694 gene encoding dof zinc finger protein DOF5.6 — protein MGFTSVQVCMDLSSDWLQGTIHEDSSGIDSSSPSNDNILTYSKPTIMEQQQQQQQQQQRLRPPNDNALVKCPRCESTHTKFCYYNNYSLTQPRYFCKTCRRYWTKGGTLRNIPVGGGCRKNKKPAPKKTNDNNSAVVLINTKNNHNNGGGDDIGGSTSTTDLKLSFPDQVQFSHLSNLLGTHGPGPNSFFESPRPIDFGMVGIGLGNISNSSSHHHGIIEPNNFHGLCSPFGMSLDGTGTGTFMDTCQRIMMSYEGNDDDQKYGIDVKPNAKLLALDWQDHGGCTDAGKDSFGYLNSLGLMNNYGPPTMNPLV, from the exons ATGGGCTTTACTTCTGTACAAGTTTGCATGGATTTGTCATCTGATTGGCTACAG GGCACTATTCACGAGGACTCGTCAGGAATAGATTCTTCTTCTCCATCAAACGACAACATTCTCACATACTCGAAGCCCACAATAAtggaacaacaacaacaacaacaacaacaacaacaaaggcTCAGACCCCCAAACGACAATGCCCTCGTCAAGTGTCCAAGATGTGAGTCCACACACACCAAGTTTTGTTACTACAACAACTACAGTCTCACTCAGCCCAGGTACTTCTGCAAGACTTGTCGTAGGTACTGGACCAAAGGTGGGACCCTCCGTAACATTCCTGTTGGCGGTGGTTGTCGTAAGAACAAGAAACCCGCGCCCAAGAAGACAAACGACAACAATTCGGCTGTCGTTTTAATCAACACTAAGAATAATCATAACAATGGTGGTGGTGATGATATTGGAGGGAGTACCAGTACCACTGATCTTAAGCTCTCGTTTCCTGACCAGGTTCAGTTTTCTCACCTCAGTAACCTTCTGGGCACTCATGGGCCAGGCCCAAATAGCTTTTTCGAAAGCCCTAGGCCCATTGATTTTGGCATGGTTGGGATAGGACTTGGTAACATAAGTAACTCTTCATCACATCATCATGGAATTATTGAACCAAATAATTTTCATGGCTTGTGCTCTCCATTTGGAATGTCCTTAGATGGGACTGGTACTGGGACCTTTATGGACACGTGTCAAAGGATAATGATGTCGTATGAAGGAAATGATGATGACCAGAAATATGGGATTGATGTAAAGCCAAATGCAAAGCTCTTGGCCCTTGATTGGCAAGACCACGGTGGTTGTACGGACGCTGGGAAAGACTCGTTTGGGTACCTTAATAGTTTAGGCTTGATGAACAATTATGGTCCCCCCACAATGAATCCATTAGTTTaa